One part of the Gossypium raimondii isolate GPD5lz chromosome 1, ASM2569854v1, whole genome shotgun sequence genome encodes these proteins:
- the LOC128034913 gene encoding uncharacterized mitochondrial protein AtMg00860-like — protein MDQSNVNNLFNWPKPRSTKELRSFLRLSGYYRRFIQGYETIAKPLIKLLKKKEWVWTMSIDEAFQALKVAISSAHILVLSDFDKEFCVDTDASDIRAGAVLHQ, from the coding sequence ATGGATCAATCAAATGTCAATAATCTATTCAACTGGCCTAAACCACGTTCAACTAAGGAGCTTAGATCATTCTTGAGATTATCGGGGTACTATAGGAGGTTCATACAGGGGTACGAAACCATTGCTAAACCTCTTATCAAGcttttaaagaagaaagaatggGTATGGACAATGTCTATCGATGAAGCTTTCCAAGCTCTAAAAGTGGCCATTAGTTCAGCCCATATCCTGGTGCTATCTGATTTTGACAAGGAATTTTGTGTTGACACTGACGCCAGCGATATTAGAGCTGGGGCTGTCCTCCATCAATAG
- the LOC105786022 gene encoding GATA transcription factor 26: MVLVILDTPLWRNGPPEKPVLCNACGSRYRLGKPLENYIPKSTLQIIQKKKRKAVPKSIVTNNGNASYSSSAMGDYASSESSTAHNLNFCSIKQENLDDDFHPVEDLGSSWRNHSRKRSAVVYNSLTTIQKLERDLQKILRHEPHLFNGVESQDDVLIYNVNINNLQIPSKEIGLGTILLNDFPVSSPPSSHHQDEQEIEVSPPNHAPTAPSYP, encoded by the exons ATGGTTTTGGTTATTTTAGACACACCACTTTGGCGAAACGGACCACCCGAGAAACCAGTTTTGTGCAATGCTTGTGGTTCAAGGTACAGATTAGGGAAACCCCTGGAAAACTATATACCCAAGAGTACtcttcaaattattcaaaagaaGAAACGGAAAGCAGTGCCTAAATCAATTGTGACTAACAATGGCAATGCCTCCTATTCATCATCCGCCATGGGAGATTATGCAAGTTCTGAGTCTTCAACTGCACATAATCTCAACTTTTGCTCTATAAAACAAGAGAATCTAGATGATGATTTTCATCCAG TTGAAGATTTGGGAAGTTCATGGAGAAATCATTCAAGGAAAAGGTCAGCAGTTGTTTACAATAGTCTTACAACAATCCAAAAACTTGAAAGGGACCTTCAGAAAATTCTAAGACATGAACCACATCTTTTCAATGGAGTTGAATCTCAAGATGATGTGCTGATTTATAACGTTAACATCAACAACCTCCAAATTCCTTCAAAAGAAATTGGTCTTGGTACCATTCTTCTCAATGATTTCCCTGTTTCTTCTCCTCCTTCTTCCCATCATCAAGATGAGCAGGAAATTGAAGTTTCGCCCCCAAATCACGCTCCGACAGCTCCTTCCTATCCGTAA
- the LOC105786023 gene encoding protein SUPPRESSOR OF GENE SILENCING 3 has protein sequence MADATDSFPDLRSVYKSSGHQVNRLSQNVANMKLASAQDGEKENSLGSNNKGAENVGFPQDSTPNVWGHPNVIQKLRMQGNRGSEKVTHKAWPTQNAVSRTQQGDRTWGNSSIKSPSSEYGRNDPDQAGFTFSNNSWDGQIKTDHEVGDKLDDEIGDNENVDDEYGNGVSNIEYDSDDIDDYVSGSDEDEKSHEARKESKWFYFFFESLEKLTVEEILSPVRRWHCPACQGGPGAINWYRGVQPLLTHSMTKTTRRAKLHRVFAGLLVEEMRRRGAFIKPVNDAFGRWEGLTDRVADHEIVWPPMVIIMNTRYEQDENGKWIGMGNQELLNYFSSYAAVKARHSYGPQGHRGMSLLIFESSAAGYLETARLHKHFKEQGRDRDAWDCSRVPFCPGGKRQLYGYIAMKEDLDLFNQHSQGKSKLKFETRSYQEMVESQIKKINDDSQQLNLLKKKVAQEQQHSQVLAESLGRLSEKLRQTTEEYGIMRQQTRLQHEQNKEELGAKEQYFKEKINVIYQAIKLKEDNFEKLQRAARERVERSNATLINNEDQHSATELEENSRSITIQEKKMEEFEAEREKLMKSHQDGRLAITQRYWEELIELEEGFEKELTLLMGKYNPDRLEEETTDSLEGRDKRGARDIETE, from the exons ATGGCAGATGCTACTGATTCATTTCCTGACTTGCGGAGTGTGTATAAAAGTTCTGGTCACCAAGTTAATCGCCTAAGTCAGAATGTGGCAAACATGAAGCTAGCTTCTGCGCAAGATGGTGAAAAGGAGAACTCATTGGGATCCAATAACAAAGGTGCTGAAAATGTTGGGTTTCCTCAAGATTCTACCCCTAATGTATGGGGACATCCGAATGTGATTCAGAAACTTAGGATGCAAGGTAATCGTGGTTCAGAAAAGGTTACTCACAAAGCCTGGCCAACTCAAAATGCTGTTTCTAGGACGCAACAAGGTGATAGAACATGGGGAAATAGTAGTATAAAATCTCCATCCTCAGAGTATGGAAGGAATGACCCTGATCAAGCTGGTTTTACTTTCTCTAATAATTCTTGGGATGGTCAAATTAAAACCGACCATGAAGTGGGTGATAAGTTGGATGATGAAATTGGAGATAATGAAAATGTTGATGATGAATATGGTAATGGTGTCTCTAATATTGAGTACGATAGTGATGATATCGATGATTATGTTTCCGGTTCAGATGAAGATGAGAAGAGCCATGAAGCACGCAAGGAGAGCAAGtggttctattttttttttgaaagtttagaGAAACTGACAGTTGAGGAGATTCTTTCTCCGGTTCGGCGGTGGCACTGTCCAGCATGTCAAGGTGGGCCAGGAGCCATCAACTGGTACCGAGGTGTGCAACCCTTATTGACTCATTCCATGACTAAAACAACACGGAGAGCTAAGCTGCATCGTGTATTTGCTGGACTTTTGGTTGAGGAGATGCGCAGGAGAGGAGCTTTCATTAAACCAGTCAATGATGCATTTGGCAGGTGGGAAGGGCTGACTGATAGAGTTGCAGATCACGAGATAGTTTGGCCTCCAATGGTTATCATTATGAATACAAGATATGAACAGGATGAAAACGGCAAG TGGATTGGAATGGGAAATCAAGAACTTCTCAATTACTTCAGCTCGTATGCTGCAGTAAAAGCAAGACACTCATATGGTCCACAAGGGCATCGGGGGATGAGTCTTCTGATCTTTGAGAGCTCAGCAGCGGGATATTTAGAGACTGCACGCCTGCATAAGCATTTTAAGGAGCAAGGGAGGGATAGGGATGCTTGGGATTGTTCACGGGTTCCATTCTGTCCAGGTGGCAAGCGCCAACTCTATGGCTACATTGCCATGAAAGAAGATCTGGATTTATTTAACCAGCACTCTCAAG GAAAGTCCAAGCTGAAATTTGAGACGAGGTCATATCAAGAGATGGTTGAGAGTCAGATAAAGAAGATAAATGATGATAGTCAGCAGCTTAACCTACTTAAAAAGAAGGTTGCTCAAGAGCAGCAGCACTCACAAGTCCTTGCAGAGTCTCTAGGACGATTGAGTGAGAAGCTGCGCCAGACGACAGAGGAATATGGTATCATGAGGCAGCAAACTAGATTGCAGCATGAGCAGAACAAAGAAGAG TTGGGCGCCAAAGAACAGTATTTTAAGGAGaaaattaatgttatttacCAAGCCATAAAGTTGAAGGAAGATAATTTTGAGAAGCTGCAGAGGGCAGCGAGGGAGAGAGTTGAGCGGTCAAATGCAACTCTGATAAATAATGAAGATCAGCACAG TGCTACTGAGTTGGAGGAAAACTCAAGGTCCATAACAATCCAGGAGAAGAAGATGGAGGAATTCGAGGCAGAGAGGGAGAAGCTAATGAAAAGTCATCAAGATGGAAGATTGGCAATCACACAGCGGTACTGGGAAGAGCTGATTGAGCTTGAGGAAGGGTTTGAAAAAGAATTGACCCTGCTTATGGGAAAGTACAACCCCGATCGCCTCGAGGAAGAGACTACTGACAGCCTTGAAGGACGAGACAAGAGAGGAGCAAGAGATATTGAAACAGAATAG